A genome region from Musa acuminata AAA Group cultivar baxijiao chromosome BXJ3-5, Cavendish_Baxijiao_AAA, whole genome shotgun sequence includes the following:
- the LOC103985165 gene encoding temperature-induced lipocalin-1: MGKTAKEMTVVKGVDLERYMGRWYEIASIPSRFQPRDGANTRATYTLRSDGTVHVLNETWSGGRRGSIEGTAYRADPASDDAKLKVKFYVPPFFPIFPVVGDYWVLYLDDDYQYALIGQPSRTYLWILCRQTHMDEEVYNMLLEKAKEEGYDVQKLHKTPQADPPPEEESAPEDKKGIWWIKSLLGK; the protein is encoded by the exons ATGGGGAAGACGGCGAAGGAGATGACGGTGGTGAAGGGGGTTGACCTGGAGCGGTACATGGGGCGGTGGTACGAGATCGCCTCCATCCCCTCCCGCTTCCAGCCGCGGGACGGGGCCAACACGCGCGCCACCTACACGCTGCGCTCGGACGGCACCGTCCATGTCCTCAACGAGACCTGGAGCGGCGGCCGGCGCGGATCAATCGAGGGCACCGCCTACAGGGCCGACCCCGCCAGCGACGATGCCAAGCTCAAGGTCAAGTTCTACGTGCCCCCCTTCTTCCCCATCTTCCCCGTCGTCGGCGACTACTGGGTGCTCTACCTCGACGACGACTATCAGTACGCCCTCATCGGCCAGCCTTCCCGCACTTACCTCTGG ATACTGTGCAGGCAAACACACATGGATGAGGAGGTATACAACATGCTGTTAGAGAAGGCTAAGGAAGAAGGTTATGATGTGCAGAAACTGCACAAAACACCTCAAGCAGATCCTCCTCCAGAAGAGGAGTCAGCTCCTGAGGACAAGAAAGGCATCTGGTGGATCAAATCCCTGCTTGGCAAATGA